In Myxocyprinus asiaticus isolate MX2 ecotype Aquarium Trade chromosome 27, UBuf_Myxa_2, whole genome shotgun sequence, the DNA window GCTGCAGTAGGAGCTGTCACAGCATTCAGCGGTGTACAGGAAGCTGTGCTCGTTTGGTTTCAGCTTAACCTGTTCCCTTGGAACCAGGAAGATGGCCAGGATAAACAGATCCACAAACAACTTGTAACGATCACTGAAACAACACACTCGTTGTCAAATCTAAGACTGAATAAGACTTGTCAGGAACTTTTGTTTACATAGTGCTGTACATTTCAGACAATTTTGAAGCATTATGTTTTATTTGGATAATTATAACAGAGACTCCTGAAGCCAAAGCATGCAGAGTGCTTCTGTATAAAACTGGGTTTGTCTCGGATTATTTGACCTACCTGACAGTGGAGCACATATATTGATAGCCTGATGAGCCACCTGTGCTAGCTTTGCTGCCAATCGTTCTGTGCACCATACAAACATGGTTCTTTAAGGGAAAATTCAGGTATAAATTATGCAGTAAGTAAAAGTATTTTCAGAATGCATGGGGGAAAAAATCCTTTGTTCTGTATTTTCTGTGATGGCAATGAAATTCACATTTGCTCAGTTTCAGTGGTTTTACATACATCTCCATTTTGTCATGAGGGTGATAGTGTCCATCAGAGATGTCAGAAGTTGAAACGGAACCTGATATCGAGGCTCCTCTCTGAAGGTAAATAAAGTTAAGATGAGCTGAAGGAATTTTCATTGATCTTGAATttgaaaaaacacataaaacatgctTTCTCCTTATTTATACGTATTAAGCAAATAAAGGAAATGCCTTTAATTTGTTTAGATTTGAATAGCAAAGTTTAATGGATCAAGTTTTGTGTAGAACAGCAGAATTACCTTTAAAAGTAGATCATCAGGGCTTCCTGTAGTGCCTTATAGGACAGCCTCCTCTGACCTGTACAGATAGAACAagatattcttttattttatgtaacagctAAAATCACTTGACGTACCGATTATCTGCAGAGTCTCGAGATTTGCTCACCTGTACTAAGTGATCATGTCTCTTCTCATCAAAGAGAAAATGTCTCTCTGCTTAATGAACTCTGCCATCATCTCTTCTTTCATCTCTGAGTCTGGTTTTTGCTGTTAGGCAAACACAAATTCTCTGAAATTAGTTGTTCATTGATTTACAACATTTGCGAATTGTGTATAATTATAAAGGGATCCCAACAAACCtctattttttctttctctttcctgAGCTCTTCAAAAATATTGGTTTGCAGTTTCCACCAGAAGTTAAAGCCATCTTCCTCCAAGCCTGGAGTTCTCTTTAGCCATTGCTAAAATAATATTGATTCAGGATGAAAATGTTAATCAGTCGTTTGATCCTGACCTGATATTAAAAATGGTTGTGCTTTTTAACTTTTTCCTCTATGAATACCAATAACCTGCAAAGAAGTCCAGTAAATTCAAATGGTTATTGTGTATATTAAATGCACACTAAGATGCTGTCATCTGTCAAATTCATAAATGTAATGTGTGGTATTCTTGACTGGACTGCTATAATGTCTCTTCAGCATTACTTATTGCAGAAATGTTGTTTATTTTCCTCTGTTGTAGATGCCTTATACCTCCACTAACCGAAGTAGAGTGGGCTCCTGCTCTGAGTGAAGAAGCAGCTCACTTTCTTGGTCACGGAAATTGTCCCGGTAATGCCTTCTTTTGTAGGGAACTCTCTGGTTGTGTGGAACCCCAATCTTGTTTTCCAGCAGTCGAAACTGCAGACTCTGGAAACCTGAGGCTGGCGAGAGATATTCCCTGTGCACAAAAGCACACAGATCAATTGAGCTAAATACAATTAAGATAAACACTGCCATTGCCATTGATTTAACAGATTAGTACCATCAAATTCTTATTTACTGAGTTTGCTAACCCTCGTCTCTTGAGCAGTAGTTAAATTTTCCAATAGCACTCTTGTCCAAGAAATGCTGTTAACTAGGAAATGGAATACTTGTTTGCAGTAATCGATTCGTAAAGAGgcttttcattgttttgttttggcaGTATCTGCaataatgacaattaaataaatttTACCTAAAGTCAAAGAAGTCTAAGGCAGTCATGGTTTCTAGAACAGCAAACTGGTCCAGCAGTAGTCTAAATATAATCACAATCCTGTTGATGCGAGTGTTAACTTTGAGCATGTTTCGCTCATCACGGACCTGTGGAAATATGAAGAACATTTAGATACCTTTATTAAGTCTTTATTATGTCCCTGAAGTGGAAGTATCTTAAACTAGACtgaaggtggcagcatcatgctgtatGCACAAATTTTCTTTTAAGAGTAGTACATATACACTAGATAGTTTGGATTGTAATTTTTGCTTTTCATCATCATCTAGAAATGCCCTCACATATAACTAGTGAACTTAATTTGCTCACATATATAGATGTAAATTTGATGCTTTGAATATACAgatatcacaaatatttttaaaaccctGGATTATGCAATACTGCTAAAAAGTTTGTAATCAAGTtgtatgtttttgaaagaaattgagGTTTTATTTACCAAGGATgtgttaaaaaattatatatatatatatatatatatatatatatatatatatatatatatatgtatgtataatcgTTGAAACTTGAGTCAAAGCAAAAAGATAACACAACTAAGCTGAGTCCAAAGCAAAATTTAACTTTTTAGGAGTTAAGTGAACTTGTCTAGGATTACTATCAGCTTGATCCATCATCAGTGCCAAATGAAATATTctcattaaaaatgtactttttttttatttttatttggtgaCTTATTAAACTTTTATATTCAagtttatatactttttttttttttttaaacaattaaaagcaAGCCCTGTCGAATCAGGAAAAAGGGGCATAAATCAGATATTGCATAGGTGTTTATGACCCCGTAACACAAAGAGGAATCTAAGGACATTGGTTTGGTACCCCGCTTTAATATTTAATCCATTGCCGTTGGCCTACTCACATGCCCACTGATGAAGATTTCTCCCACTGAGTCCAGCTCCCAAAGAACTTGTTTAAACCACAGTTCATAGGCTGCAATAGATAGAGTTAATTATTTCTTCAGGTTACCTATAAAAAGTGATTACACTTAAAGGTAAATGTAAAGAGGGGCCTTAAAGGGCAATGTCATTATACTCTGcaatactaaaacattttttaaacattagatagctactgaaaaataaaatgatttgaaaTGTTTAGATGTGTCACAACATTGGTGGATGCTTGATAGTACACAATTGTTAAACTGATAAGAACATAAATAACATGCATTACATTATGCATTATGGTTGAGTGATTGATTTAGTCTTTCCTATTTGTGGTTGCATTGAAACTTGTCAACATTCAGCATTATAAATAGGGAAATGAGCTTTTTTGCCTGCTGTGTTTTAGAAGCATTCATTGGAGAGAGGCTAAGGCTGATTTGCCCAAAGGCTGTTTTGAGCATTTGTGTGGCTTACCTAGATGTGTGACGATGAACAGATGTTCGTCATGGATCTTGTTTCCCTTCAGTTCACTTTGAAGCACCTGAGATGTCACAATTTTATCCAGCTGGGgataacaaaaattaaatatagccacaagcggcaatcatcggggtccaagcacatgtgaagatataaccaaaataatcagaattgacagaaatgatccagtggatgccaaattatacaaattgataaatataaaagctgctgaaagctgattggtcgatggcggccatgtttttcaaaatatgcgactgtcctcatagaccttgatgaaaCCTTGGACAAATAAACTGCATGTAAAATTTCTAGATTCtttagttagagccatttttgttCTTAaccattatagcgccaccaagaggcagaggtgcgcAATGACTTCATACgtaagtgtaccaaatttggtgataatatctcaatctgttcaagagttataaccattttagtaaaagtggccacacctaTTATGAACATTTTGGCATCCCGTTtgacaataaattaaaattttacaattcctttgataacttttcattttgggactccagagaatgttggtttggttccaatcgggCGAACAGCCTACaactagttcgaaaaagtaatcttttaaaataatctcaagtatttattgaacgttttgtttcaaaccaatggtGCTTAAGggaaagttgtttagaatgaggaggtttacagcatggtctgaataacgtgtttcttttttaaacagtagtatatacaacaatttacatgcatgtaaaacgcAATAGCGCTTCCAGGTGG includes these proteins:
- the tdo2a gene encoding tryptophan 2,3-dioxygenase A isoform X2; the protein is MLRLDLTRPAKEDLFMLDKIVTSQVLQSELKGNKIHDEHLFIVTHLAYELWFKQVLWELDSVGEIFISGHVRDERNMLKVNTRINRIVIIFRLLLDQFAVLETMTALDFFDFREYLSPASGFQSLQFRLLENKIGVPHNQRVPYKRRHYRDNFRDQESELLLHSEQEPTLLRLVEQWLKRTPGLEEDGFNFWWKLQTNIFEELRKEKEKIEQKPDSEMKEEMMAEFIKQRDIFSLMRRDMIT
- the tdo2a gene encoding tryptophan 2,3-dioxygenase A isoform X1 translates to MLHHFSHEWMSIFSAEILLDKIVTSQVLQSELKGNKIHDEHLFIVTHLAYELWFKQVLWELDSVGEIFISGHVRDERNMLKVNTRINRIVIIFRLLLDQFAVLETMTALDFFDFREYLSPASGFQSLQFRLLENKIGVPHNQRVPYKRRHYRDNFRDQESELLLHSEQEPTLLRLVEQWLKRTPGLEEDGFNFWWKLQTNIFEELRKEKEKIEQKPDSEMKEEMMAEFIKQRDIFSLMRRDMIT